The genomic segment agaCACAAAGAAACTGGTCAAGGgatcagcaatctcatctcttgcttcTCTCAATAacttggggtaaatcccatcatgccctgaggagttatccaccttaatactcattaggaggccgaATACTTCTTCCTCGATATCTAAACACCTTGATGTATTTATACCTTCAGCACTGATCTCCActtcctccattcttttccttggtaaatactgaaaccAAGTACTCATCAAGTACCTCACTGACATACTTTGCattcaagcaaatgttcccctctttatccttgagtggtctcatcttctccctagttatcctatTACTCTTTATGcatgtataaaatgccttgggattcaccttaatcctacttgcgaAGGACTTTTTACGGCTCAGCTGGCTTTCCCAACtccctttagttcttttctggcttctttatactcatgtgcttcatttgatccCAACTTCCAAAGcatacttttcatttttcttcttgactaagttcatcacctctctggacatccaaggttctcctATATTTCCATCCCCATCCTTTCTTTtaacagaagatacttttccttAACTCTATGctattgatctttaaacaccctccttgtgtctgatgtggacttaccagagaaaaggtgttcctcAATTAacgcttcttagttcctgcctaatgccctcgtaATTTGCCCTGTTCCAATATAAAAACTCCGacaggaccatacctatccttgtCTATAGCTATCCTGTAAGTTAAGGAGTTGTTGTTACTGTTCCATAACTGTTCATCCACCGAAAGGCTTATTACCCAAtaccagtacagcccctcctctcattggaccTCTCGTTGATTTAAGAAgccttcctggatacacttaaattcagccccatctaaacTCAGAAGGGgtcagtttatattagggaaattgaaatccaccatgacaacaaccctcAATGTCCCTGTGGCTTTTAGGGGGTCTGTAATACTACCCCGTCAGTATGGttgcacctttcccattcctgagTTCTCCCCAAATGGACTCCATGTCAGATCCCTTCATTATGAGTGCAGCTTTGATATTGACCCTGACTAGTAGTACagctccaccccccacccacctttttacATCCTTCTCCATTTTTTCTAGAAAtttgaaaacctggtacattactCACCCACTCCTGCCCTTCTCTGAACCAAGTTTCAGTCATGGCTACAACATGGTAGtttcatgtactgatccatgcttcaAGTTCATCccccttacccataatactcctagcattaaaatatacacttcAAACTACCTGACCCACCATacctgttattttgattttgcctCTCAATTCTTTTCCCGACACCTACCTTCCAGTCCGatccttcccttactgacctggggctctggttccccaCCCCGGTTCAGGTCACGGAAACAAGTAGTGGTTTTGCTGTCTCCCACACTCATTGAGTATAATTGTTGCTTTCGTTTCTCTCAGGTAACTttcattaaagaaaaaaaaaataaatctgcaAATATACGGCAGATGTCAAGTAAATATGGGATTTCTGATAGACGAAAATAAAAATCACATTATGTTTTTAAGCGTGTGTGAGCAGTTGCTGAGAGTTTCAATGCATCCCAGAAAAGATCACTCCCTATACCTGGAACCTTTATAGCACTACATGGTGAAATATTTGACACTTCCCCCACACATCTCTATCTCCCCCTTTCTTCCCAAAATTTGTATAACTCGGAGTCTAAATTATCTCCTTTGTTCCGATTGGTATAAGTGACGATGTCGTGATGCCAAGTGACCCAGTTAGAGGCTGTAAGAACATTCCTGGAACAGACAAATGCTGACTGATCACAGCAGTTGAGGATTAGAGTCTTAAAcccaatttatacttgtgcgtcaaatgtatgctgtaggtaccgcgtaccctacgccatagggtgacgtgcacctcctcaAAAATGTAACTCACACGACGCGGcaacacagaccgcaacaactgtgattggtctgcttggtagcatcgcatttccaaTTGCTTTTCTCCACCGCaactgtacactgatgcgaaataaatggttggagatgataAACCAAATCGTCAAAACTACctgccaaaaatatttgaaatgcatttccccgtccatgtctctcacaaaGACActcagtggcatagaaaccccactgccaactagcgttttggcggtgaattgcagagcaacacagacacagCTACGCATGCTCACTATGGTGTGGGGctatgcaaaagtataaatcaggcctacggcgtagcccgtacacacaagtataaatcagcctttactgaTCTGACAAAGCCTGCCACCTGCTGCTCATTGTATTAAAAGAGAGATCCGAGCAAgagcctgacagtcagaataagCCAATGGTTTAAAGGACGTGCGCTGCTGTTCTGGACGGGGTGAGGAGGTAGCAGAGAGTAACAGGTCCCTCAAGCAAGCCATGAAGAATCTGCCCTTCTTCCTAAATGGGAGGGTGGGTGGCACTGATCCTTCGGAAACCCTGGACATCTTTGACAGAAACGAGAGGCTGGCCAGAGCAGAGGCTGCTGTGCTGGCAATGATCTTCGTAATGGCCACAGTGGGCAACAGCGTGCTCATCAGTGACCTGTGGAGCAGAAGGAAGAGGAGGCCCCGCATGTATGTCTTCGTGATGCACCTCAGCATCGCCAACCTGGTGGTGACCGTCTTCCACGTCCTGCCCCAGCTCCTCTGGGTCATCACGGAGGTATTCATCGGGCCAGATGCACTGTGTAAGATGGTGGCTTACCTACAGCTGGTGGGGATGTTAGCCTCCACCTACAAGGGTGATGGCCATGACCTTCGACAGGTTCCAAGTGGTCTGTTATCCCATGGTAACTTTTTGCAAGGGAAAGGCAGGCTGGAGCACAGCCATATGCACGAGTTGGGTCTTGTCTCTAATCCTGGGTGTTCCTCAGCTCTTCATGTTCTCCAAGAAAGAGTTCCTCCCAGGGATGGTGCAGTGCTGGGCAGAGTTCATCCAGCCATGGGGATCCAAGGCGTATGTGACCTGGATCTTCATGGTCATTTTCTTCATCCCCACCGTTATTCTGACAACTTTCCAGGTCAAAATCTGTCGGGTCATCCAAATGAACATTTATACCAAGACTTACCAGAAACCCAAGATGGCCAAGATGCAGAGAGTCCATTTGAGAGTCAGTAACATTAACTGCATCTCCAAGGCAATGAACAAGATGGTGAAAATGGCAGTGGTCATGGTTCTAGTCTATGTGCTGTGTTGGACACCTTACTTTGCAGTGGAGCTGTGGACAGTTTGGTATTCCAGTGACAtcataccaccccccccccaattgcccactttaaaaaaaacaaatcccaCACGGGTTACTTTTCTACTTGCATCTTGCTTCACCCATTATCTTGCCACATGACACAAGAACAGAACCCGAGAACACAATAATTAGGAGCAGGGTCAAGCTATTCGGCCCTTTCTATCTGCTTATTCACTATCATAGCTTATCCTGTCTCAGCTCCCAGCCTGCCCGTAAGGAGTTCTCCCTGGAACCATGATTGCTCCggttttcttccacagtccaaagacgtacctgttggtaggttaattaatcattgtaacTTGTTCCGTGATCAGCTAGGGTCAAatcgggattgctgggcagcacggctcgaagGACCCGTAGGGCCTCTTTTGtgctatctcaataaatataatGAATATCCCTCGATTGCTTTAATATCCAGAAATGCATCTGTCCGTTTTTC from the Mobula birostris isolate sMobBir1 chromosome 9, sMobBir1.hap1, whole genome shotgun sequence genome contains:
- the LOC140203257 gene encoding LOW QUALITY PROTEIN: arg8-vasotocin receptor-like (The sequence of the model RefSeq protein was modified relative to this genomic sequence to represent the inferred CDS: deleted 1 base in 1 codon); its protein translation is MKNLPFFLNGRVGGTDPSETLDIFDRNERLARAEAAVLAMIFVMATVGNSVLISDLWSRRKRRPRMYVFVMHLSIANLVVTVFHVLPQLLWVITEVFIGPDALCKMVAYLQLVGMLASTYRVMAMTFDRFQVVCYPMVTFCKGKAGWSTAICTSWVLSLILGVPQLFMFSKKEFLPGMVQCWAEFIQPWGSKAYVTWIFMVIFFIPTVILTTFQVKICRVIQMNIYTKTYQKPKMAKMQRVHLRVSNINCISKAMNKMVKMAVVMVLVYVLCWTPYFAVELWTVWYSSDITTGSAFTILMVLGNLNSCTSPWIYLYFCGQIPCCMKHESSCSVQEEYATTDSSDKVAT